Proteins encoded together in one Aminobacter aminovorans window:
- a CDS encoding 2-hydroxyacid dehydrogenase, with translation MSEHLQLGKRKMSVLPCLSLSLTDDDHVLRLMSDLIQWDKPDCQSRARAFFLPEDPGNVVLEAVFAPLRAVCRLVVRHANEGLADAQVLISRRGEVNAAMLDRSPNVSLVQRLGERRKGLDIPACHARGIEVSLLPRRSLDHVADHTMMLILAAARRLPAMQAGLRNFREASGAPGYVSYNWPAVGGIQALSGLTLGVVGLGEIGLRVARRASAFGMSVVWTAQNGVRAETESSGWRWMALPALLREADIVTLHVPPAGLTGPLIGQRELSTMKPGAILINTARGALVDSRALADALRSGRLAGAALDVHAAEPIAPDDPLLSLPDAILTPHVAGGSRQVVLHELSAICDNLVDSRAGLPPRHARVLA, from the coding sequence ATGTCCGAACATTTGCAACTTGGAAAGAGAAAAATGTCAGTCCTGCCTTGCCTGTCCCTGTCATTGACCGACGACGACCATGTGCTGCGTCTCATGTCCGATCTGATCCAGTGGGACAAACCGGACTGCCAGTCGCGGGCAAGGGCGTTTTTCTTGCCGGAAGATCCTGGAAACGTAGTGCTGGAGGCCGTATTCGCGCCGCTTCGTGCAGTTTGCCGCCTAGTTGTCCGCCATGCGAACGAAGGCTTGGCCGACGCTCAGGTCCTGATTTCGCGGCGGGGCGAGGTCAACGCTGCAATGTTGGACAGATCGCCCAATGTCAGCCTTGTGCAAAGGTTGGGTGAAAGGCGAAAAGGTCTGGACATTCCAGCGTGCCATGCACGCGGAATAGAGGTCTCCCTTTTGCCGCGGCGCAGTCTGGACCACGTGGCGGATCACACGATGATGCTGATACTCGCTGCTGCGCGACGACTACCCGCGATGCAGGCAGGGTTACGGAACTTCCGTGAGGCAAGCGGTGCCCCAGGCTACGTCAGCTATAACTGGCCAGCCGTTGGCGGCATCCAGGCCTTGTCCGGACTGACGCTTGGCGTGGTGGGCTTGGGTGAAATCGGCCTGCGCGTTGCCCGTCGAGCCTCGGCCTTCGGCATGTCGGTGGTCTGGACTGCCCAAAACGGTGTTCGCGCCGAGACTGAGTCTTCCGGCTGGCGCTGGATGGCGTTGCCGGCCCTGCTCAGGGAGGCCGACATCGTCACACTTCACGTCCCGCCCGCGGGGTTGACCGGGCCGCTTATCGGCCAGCGCGAGCTCTCGACCATGAAGCCAGGTGCGATTCTGATCAACACGGCCCGAGGCGCGCTGGTCGATAGCCGCGCACTGGCCGATGCACTCCGTTCGGGCCGTTTGGCGGGAGCTGCTCTGGACGTCCACGCCGCGGAACCGATCGCCCCGGACGACCCCCTCCTGTCTCTGCCGGATGCCATTCTGACGCCGCATGTCGCCGGCGGATCGCGGCAGGTCGTGCTGCACGAGCTTTCTGCAATTTGCGACAATCTGGTGGATAGCCGAGCCGGCCTGC